The Leptolyngbyaceae cyanobacterium genome window below encodes:
- a CDS encoding FeoA family protein, which translates to MIALASAKNGECGTVAALKTEDEAVIRKLMAMGVIPGISITLEQRFPSYIIKVGRTRAALDRETAQSIFVKMSGS; encoded by the coding sequence ATGATTGCACTTGCTTCTGCGAAAAATGGAGAATGCGGCACCGTTGCGGCACTGAAAACTGAAGATGAAGCCGTTATCCGCAAATTAATGGCAATGGGCGTAATTCCAGGGATTTCTATTACTTTGGAACAGCGGTTTCCCTCTTATATTATTAAGGTTGGTAGAACTCGCGCTGCTTTAGATCGAGAAACCGCACAAAGTATTTTTGTTAAGATGTCTGGGAGTTAG